Below is a genomic region from Helianthus annuus cultivar XRQ/B chromosome 2, HanXRQr2.0-SUNRISE, whole genome shotgun sequence.
GTGGTTTGGATGGTTACAATTGTTAAGTCTTATTTAAACGAGTTTGTATCTCCATTTTATTTTATGAATGAAAAATATGAATTAATCACTTCCAAAAATCTCTAAATTCTCTTAAGTTCTTATCTATTTTCTTTGGATCAATTGGTTAACGATTTGGTTcgtaacaattggtatcagagcggtcTTGATCCACATCAATGGACGCTCAAACTCTATCCAAATACGAGTTGTTCGATCGAATCGAGTCAAGTATTGCTCGGATGATCGATATTCTCAAGAACCGACCTCAGTTACCACCACCAATTTCAGCCGCCACACCAATCGCCATGTCACCCGTTTCCACCACACCGCCGACATATACACCCATCTCAACACCAAAATCCACCACCTTCGGCCAACCTCCCGCCGCACCGAAACCATCCCCGCTACGAGTACCGAAAACCACACCAACACGGCCATCATTACCGAAACCATTTGCGTCAAGACCGAACCCAACACCAACACTAGCATTAATACTATGTCCTAAATGGAACATGGGTTTCACAAAGACTGCCTGGGAGATGAGTATAACAGGCATGCCACAATTTCACTGGAGTTCAAAGTGGTACAAAGAAGACTCAATCGAAAGTGTAGCCAAGCAACGTGAGTGGCGACCACCTTGGCACCCATCACGTCAATACATAGAGACCGCTCCTAACGTCGTTGTACGCCTCGAATGGCTACCGCCGTGGAATTCGCTCATGTTGCATCGGGATTGTCAACCTTGTGGACAAGGTTCTTTCAAGGGGGATAGAATGATGTGTATCTCATCCACATATATATTTACTCACGAGACACCATGCACAAAAATGAAATGTGTGTCATGGCAGTTGCTAGAATCATATGCATATTAGTTacttgttttatttatttatcttacTGCATAGTGGGTTAGTGACTTAGTGGGAGTAGTGGTTTGGATGGTTACAATTGTTAAGTCTTATTTAAACGAGTTTGTATCTCCATTTTATTTTATGAATGAAAAATATGAATTAGTCACTTCCAAAAATCTCTAAATTCTCTCAAGttcttaggctatagggtgtggtcatgatcctTATGATCTCCATGACCCTCCACATTAACGCCATGTCACTTACTTTTAATCcatcattcaaaaccactaccctaagggtgtggtcatgacccaaaccaataatcttttattttaatttatttgtaaaaaaggaaaaaagaacattaaaaaaggaaaggagggtcatggttgccatggtttaatccatgccaaccatggtgAATGAAGTAAGGGGGTGGTATAGCAATTTATTAATGATCCTACATGGCAATTAATGACCCAACCATGccccccacaccctttagccttatCTATTTTCTTTGGATCAATTGGTTAACGATTTGGTTCGTAACATATAGTTGTGTTTTTAATGTAATTATTTAATCGTTCCATAACCACTTTCCAAATTACCACCATCATTACCAGAAATATATTTAATATCTTATTGTTCGGCTTTCAACATCCATACTGCAAAGGTTTGTTTATTCTTTAATTGTTTTTAACCGATTTAATATCACACTTTACGAACACGTAATTTAATTGAGCAACAAACAAAATTAGTCAAAATAATATTCGTTTATTTTCTTacatgaaaaagaaaaataaaaatttatgATTGTTTTCTTGACAACCACTAGCGAGAGTTGATTTGTATTTTGTTAACAAAAGGAAGGACGCACTCAAAACACTAAGACTATCTCCAATGCATCTTTAACATCCTTATCTTTACAAGCCTTTATCATTGGAGTAATCGTGCTCTTTGAACCCCTTAACAATGGAGCCCTTAATTATAAATACATGTTTGTATTGGTTTTGGTGATAATGTGGACCCAGactaaaaaaaacttttatttaaGTATTGTGTGTAGTGAGTAGGTGATGGGTTGAAAATTTAGAAGAGTAAGGATATTTGTAGGGTTAGAgatgaaatgatggtttttaagGATTTGTAAGGATATCATGTGACAGATGATGTGGCAGCTAATGAAGCTTAAGGGCACCCGTAGCGTTGGAGATAGCCTAATACTAAACAAAGATGAGAAACTTACAAATAAGACAACAAATGTGATGTACAAAGAAATATTTAGAAATTTATAGTTTTGTTATTTCACATTGTGTAACCCGTGTAGCTCACAAGTACCTAAACTAGTTACCTAATAAATGAATACAAAATTGAACACGTATCACCACCATAGTTTACCCTACCATTTTTCTCTCGTTCAAATCCCTCTGTAATTCTAAATAATGAAatgttttataaattaaaaaaaggtAACTTAATCATatttaaacattatttatttattttcctttacccatttatgacataaaaaattCATTATTAACTATGAAAATATTTTATTCGTCATACAAAAACTGGTAACATGGATCATTGTTTTATAACAActaataaaaaaagaaaacaaatttaATTTATTACATACCAATAAaattattttcatttacttttatTTGTATACATTATATGTAAAAATAATACATAATTTCAGTCGtataaagaatatatatatatttttgtagtACATATTTCATTATTTAACTAGTGTAATACATGAGTCTATTATACTATTTCAATGTTGCTTATTAGCATAAGATGATTTTGgtgataaattcaagttagtCGTCTGAATTGTTATATGGTTAAAAAATACGTCAGCTATATCAAGTTTTATAGGTTATGTAATTATATTGTTTTGATTATACAACATTATGTAATGTAATACACGAGTCTAATATTTGAATAACGTTAAACACCAAACTTAagtatattataaaaataatccttaagtaaaaaatataaaaatgttGGATTTTTCAAAGATAAATAGAATCAATGCTGATAAGAATATGTGAGAAGCATAATATCTGGGCGGTGGAAGTGGGTTATAGAACATGTAGTTTAGGTAGTGCCACGTCATTTTTTAGTTATttcatttaaaaatatatatccttTTTTGTCATACTAGGTGTAGTACCCGTGTAATCAAACGGTTAGGTTTAATAACGATcgaaatcaaatactaaaaaaaaagattataatatatcatttaaatttttTCTTTAGTTACATATCTTTATAAAATAATGTTAAAGACAGTAGGGATGCATTTATAACCGGCGGCTTTAGGTCATGTGCACTAAAATACAACTGTTGTTGCTGTATAAATAATAAAATCGTTCGAAGATCATAAAAATAATTTCGCAATTAAATCAAACTAAAAGAACAGTATAATTGACAACCCAATTAATTGGTGGTTTCTTTGTTGCATCTGCAAGATTCGTGAGTTTGGGTTCCTCGAGAGAAGCCAAAAATGCACTTTCTGCATCAGTTTTAGTATCAGCCCTACGTCATCTCCTTTTGTAGTGTCCTACCATGATTCATAAGTTAAGAAGTACCTAAACATACATTAAGATAACAGTAGCAATTTTAATTATACTCAAAACTTGTTGGGAGGTTTTTGGGTTGGAAGCAGTCCAAAACTCTTCTTCAAGAGAACTCTCTGCTTCGAGAACTTGTCATCAGGTGACTGACACTGACTGAGCTGGAAGTTAAAGAAAAATTTATGCGTTATTTAGTGttcaaaattatataataagATGTGAATTACAATACATCGGAATAAAAGAAGTTTTGACAACTGACCATTCAGAATAAAAGAAGTTTTGACAACAATACCTCTTCAATAGCCTTTTCTCTCAGTCGTTCAAAGAGATGGAGCGTTTTAATCTAAGCTTGTGATTTGCTCAGTTCGCGGTCTTTATCTGCAGAAGAACAAACAATATCAACATTCAAACAACAAAAAAGGATTCAATTAATCCAATAGATCATTTTGCATTAATCAACTCTGACTTCAATTTCCAATCGACTAAGCTTGAGTTTCACCAGATCCGGACCATGGAGCACCATTATAAGATCGTCGACATCTAAACTCGACCTCACCATAGACCTCATACAGCTCGTAGTACCCGAACCCTACCACCTCCACTCCCCCAGTCCTTAAAAGATTCGGAAAACGTCAACGACAACATATACTATTAACTACCTTAGATCTAATATACTATTCCTGACATTTTGATCTCACAATCTATGACAAAATATGGCACCATATTGTTGCTCTATTTTCTGTATTAAAATGATTTTATATACATAATTGATCATCGTACTTCCACACTATTTTCAGTcacattttctttaaaaaatatttattaatcACGTAATTATACTTTCTCGACATTTCAATTAAATTTCTTTTCTCTATTATCTTTGAATCAACTAATGTAAGATTATAAGCCATATATTATCATTGACTCAACTTATGGTTAAGTTTAGGAGCCGTATTCACAAAACAGTATTTTGTGGAGAAAAtagtggttgaaaccactgttggctTAAAACTGTGGTTTCAAATcattgttgggttaaaacagtgtttatGGAGAAAACAATGGTTGAAACAACTGTTGGCTTAAAACTGTGGTCTCAACCAATATTTTCTccataaaacactgttttaacccaacagttgTTGCAAACCACATTCTTAACCCAACAATGGTTTCACCACTGTTTTCTccataaaacactgttttaagcCAACAGTGGTTTGAAACCACAGTTTTAAGCCAACAGTGATTTTAACCACTATTTtctccacaaaacactgttttgcGAATACAGCTTCTAATCTTAACCATAAGTTGATTCAACGACAATATACGGCTTATATTCTTACATTATTTGATTCAACgaaaaaagagaaaagaaattTAATTGAAATGTCAAGAAAGTATAATTACGTgattaataaatattttttagaGAAAATGTGACAGAAAATAGTGTGGGAGTACGATGATCCATTATGTATATAAAATCATTTTAATACATAAAATAGAGCAACAATATGGTGTCATATTTTGTCACAAATTGTGAGATCAAAATGTCAAGAATAGTATATTAGATCTAAGGTAGTTAAATTAGTTGCTCTGTCCGTCACCTTATTTTACCAGGGTAAGGGTACGATATCTAAATTAGCTAAACCACCCACATTCAATTGCCCTAGCAAAATAATACAAAATATACAAAATTTCTTACCCCATTTTAAGCTCCTTTAGATCCACACAAGAAGCTAAAATGGGGTACGATATCTAAATTAGCTAAACCACCCATAATGGTGTAAAATTATAACTATTACAGGTGAATGTGAGCAAAAAATATAACTATTTTTTCAACAACAACGTTCCATGTTTGTACAACTATAACTATTAGCGGTGAATGTGAGCAAAAAATATAGCAAATACCTGCCCGTGAACATCTGCTGCCAACCCGGTTATCAAAGGCTCGGTTTATGGTGATGTCAGCAAGGTACTCCATTTGTAAAGGAAATGTAAATCCATCTTCACTTGAATAAATGTTCTCATGAAGAATAGTAATTATCGTACAACCCTCTGAAAACAAAAAATAAGTTAAAACATTCAAATCAACAAGCTTATATGTCTCAGAATGAAGATCAAATGGTATCTTACAAACTGTGTGGTTAATGTATGGTAGTAATGCATCAAATTTAGAATGTCTTTTGTAGAACCATTAGCAGCCACTTCCAGAAGAGAAATATCATCAATTATAAGTGTAATATTCTTGTTTGATGAATTAACTTCCACAGCTTTCTTGATGTTCCCGTATAAAGCAATTAATCCACCTTCAACTTCGTCATCTATCATCCAAAGGTGAAACCAAATGCTAGATCAACTTTAGAAAGAAAAAAATGTCATAAATATCTAACCGAATCTGGATACACAACCGATTCGGCCATATCCTGTAATCGTAAAATCAATCAATCGACCACAACATCACGGCTCAATCCAATATTTGAAAACCCTAATCAAAAATCAAATATATGAGGATTTAAAGCAAGAACAATACCTTGTATTGATTGGCTAATTGCAAAAGATTTATCCAAATCGCAAGGCTCTGATAGTTTCACCAAATCTTCAGCCTCAATGATTACCACTACAGACAAACCATTCTTTCCTGTGATAGCTTGGGTCAAACAATCATACTTATTTTCCTCGATCAAAGTCCTTGCTAGTGAAGGTTCCAAAGGAAGCtctatcacaaaaaaaaaaaaaaacattaaacacgCCAGTAACGAAGGCATTTTATCAAGTGATAGGTCTAAATGATGTTATTAGTTATAAAATGCAATACCTGACATAGTTTTTCCTATTCTCGTGATGGTGCCATTTTCATCTATAGCATCAATTAGAAACAATTGTTTAAGAGCATCTTGTAAAGACTCAACTGCAAGAAAAGTCATTATGGTCATCCTATTAGTTAGTGGAAAAACTTGACATTTTAAGTGTGTAAGTGGGTCCCATTAAAAGCTCGAGCTCGGCCCACTAAATTCATTATGGAGTAACACAAAGAAAAGAACTTACGTGAAGGTGGATCAAGAAAATCAAATTTAAGAACATCAATATCGGGAAGGTCAAGTGATTTCAAATAAAGAACACTTCCAGCTAGAGAAGACCGTTGTATTTCAGGCACCGTAGCATCCAGCAAATTGTCATGATAAACAACCAATGGGTATAAACGATAACACTTCCCCGGTCTCGTTCTCCCAGCTCGTCCCGCTCGTTGTTTGGCTTGCACCCTACAATTAATACCTCATGATCGCTTATAACTTCAAATAGATCATAAGAAGTAAACTCAAACAGATGACATTAATTATTACCTGCTAATCTGATCGATTATACTGTCGTTGCTTCACGTAACTAGAGTCAATGACATACCTATGAATTATGAAGCAATATTCTAGAATCAAAACcttgttttaacccaacagtagtttcaaccattgttttaacccaacagtggtttaactcactgttttaacccaacaacgGTTTCAAGCATTGTTTTTACCCAACAGTGGTTTAAAGCACTGTTTTTACCCAACAGTGGTTTAActcactgttttaacccaacagtgatTTAACTCACTgtttttaacccaacagtggtttcaacaaTTGAAGGCCAGTAGGGAAGATCGAGCATCCTGTTAAGACCCAACAGAGGTTTAACTCACTGTTTTAACCCACAGTGGTTTAACTCACGGTTTGAcccacgtacataaaaataagcatccAAATTTCCTAATTTTTGCATTAAACCACTGGAATAAGAAATTAAGAGTAAAAATAAGTAGTTAACCTGATGGAAAAAGCAAAATCTCAAAGTGGCTTGACAACCTCATCAATGATAAATTACTTAAGAGTCCTTTTGACCTGTTTGAACATATTGAATTGTTTTCCTTATTAGCGGATCATACCATTATGACTggtaaaaaataaaacataacccAAATTGCACATTCGTAAGTAAACGAATTACTCACATCTAAAAATGTGGATCAAAAAGTATCTTTATTTTTGCTTACCATTGTCATGATTTACTCCTACAATTCCGAAGTCTGCATCAGATGCCAGCTCTTTTCTTTCCTTGTTGTTCTTTTTGGTCTGTTAGGATAATACCCACAGTAAACCATGTTTTTTGACCAAAAATAGTTTCTTTTGAACACTTCTCGTGATTACGACTGAATCAGATTCAGTCGTTTGCTGTGACTCTAGTTTACATTCAGGGTGAACCTCTATCCCCAATTCTACATGTTTGTTTGTTTCAATAAATCCATTTAGGAGACCATTTTCTATTATACTAACCATGTAAAATGGAAAACAGggcaaaaaacaaaaatataaaagtttcTTTTTTTACTACTTAAACGGGTCAATGCGAACCCAACCTATTTTTAACATGGGTCAACCCGGACCCGATCCGTtttttaaacgggtcgtgttagtcgacccaaaacttatttattttcGTGTCGGGTTCCGATCAGATTTTGGGTCATGTCAAGAATTGCCGTTCCTACTTTAAGTCCTATCATTTTTAAAAGAAATCTATATTAAATCAGTAATTTAACAACTTTATCTAAAAAGGGAACTTTATCTAAACACAACATACAAACTAACAAAACCAGAACATGTTATTATAAAGCTAATAGCAAATATTTCATGTTGAACAGTTGGTTCAGAAGCACTGCAGAACTgggtgtttttaataataatataaaatagTGATATCCTCAACATCAATAACTTCATGATCATCAACACCACTACTAAACCCGGGTTCTCGGTTTCGCTTTCGAGATCGATTACGTGCAGAACTGGAAAACCCTTGAATAGTTACATTAATCAAACATATCAGTCATCCAACAATATAAGAATATTATCATAGAAATTAAATGTGTTGgaaaaaaacataaatattaaactgGTTTATGATCAATGAGCATTCAACAATAAAGAAAAAAATTAGAAACAAATAATGATGAAGCAAGAACAATAACAATGAGCAGCTGAATATTACTTTGAGCTGTTTGAAGCCTGATTCAACTACATACGTTAAAAGAAAcattaaaccctaaatcctacttCAACACAAACATCCTACAAATAACAACTTAAATCAATCACAAACAGTCAATCAACaactaaaacaaacaaaaattaaCTGTATTGAAGGTTTTACGGTCTTACCGAGACATCACTGAACACAAAGTTTTCGGATCTGATGCCATTGATACCTAAAAAGTTGAAAACAAAGCAAAATTCAAACAAAGAAAAAGAACGAATCCTGTAAAGTGAAAATCGAATCGATCTGGCTGAAGTTGAAGTAAAAAAGAAATCGATTGGCTTACTAGAATGAATTTGACGCCGACGTGAGGGTTTTCAACTCTCGTCACTACTTCGTTGGTATCAAACAGATTCGATGAATGGTGGATTGTTGGTATTTGTATGACCGATCCCAACTCCTCTTCTACTTCATTGTAGAGGTTGAATAGACCCAAATcttagggttagggtttgtttGACCGATCCCAActcctcttcttcttcctcaaTTTGTTAGTAGGAACCCTACTCGTCGCCTGTTGCAGAAAGAAGAAGGTGGGTTGAAAAACCCTAATATATTCATTCTAACCACATATGATCCATACAAACGCATAAAAAACGGAATGATATCACAAACACGAAAATTGTACGGCTGATTACCTAATTCGACGGAGGAATACAGAGGAAGATGCAAATATTAC
It encodes:
- the LOC110893208 gene encoding putative pre-mRNA-splicing factor ATP-dependent RNA helicase PRP1, with the translated sequence MRSIGEIVSSGDEKSVSSDNSSDSTDGLSEHSGDVTDGSDETVQEQDIVFDKTPSKKWKNWKRNKMKKINNLNLKVSMASDPKTLCSVMSRVQAKQRAGRAGRTRPGKCYRLYPLVVYHDNLLDATVPEIQRSSLAGSVLYLKSLDLPDIDVLKFDFLDPPSLESLQDALKQLFLIDAIDENGTITRIGKTMSELPLEPSLARTLIEENKYDCLTQAITGKNGLSVVVIIEAEDLVKLSEPCDLDKSFAISQSIQDDEVEGGLIALYGNIKKAVEVNSSNKNITLIIDDISLLEVAANGSTKDILNLMHYYHTLTTQFRVVR